A window of the Spirochaetaceae bacterium genome harbors these coding sequences:
- a CDS encoding sugar phosphate isomerase/epimerase translates to MKLMYAFRGRTFYPFHQEKAFPVHLPPPEVRPGWLRKVREIGFEGLELGLEDLADRSDAEVDALGRELRDAGLPCLGIRGGGGLHNPRVGAHNRARLERGVDLAARIGAGVLNTLINAPMVPELPGAESGVGEPVSQNSSRDASESDYRINAEGIATAADRAAGEGVSISIELHQNTLCDNSWSMIHLLELIDRPNVGANPDLGNVYWTYETPEESCEDAILALAPHANYWHMKNLVRVPLPGMQRAFYLRRPIPDGEINYRFAVAAMLAAGYDGCFGVEGMIAGDQLTDDARSLERIRSLVAELGPSG, encoded by the coding sequence ATGAAACTGATGTATGCGTTTCGCGGGCGCACGTTCTATCCGTTCCACCAGGAGAAGGCGTTTCCGGTCCATTTGCCGCCGCCGGAAGTGCGCCCCGGGTGGCTGCGCAAGGTGCGGGAGATCGGCTTCGAGGGGCTGGAGCTGGGACTTGAAGACCTGGCCGACCGCAGCGACGCCGAGGTGGACGCCCTCGGGCGCGAGCTGCGCGACGCCGGCCTGCCCTGCCTCGGCATCCGCGGCGGCGGCGGCCTGCACAACCCGCGGGTCGGGGCGCACAACCGCGCCCGGCTGGAGCGCGGCGTCGACCTGGCGGCGCGTATCGGGGCCGGCGTCCTCAATACGCTGATCAACGCGCCGATGGTGCCCGAGTTGCCCGGTGCGGAGAGCGGCGTCGGCGAGCCGGTGTCGCAGAACTCCAGCCGCGACGCGAGCGAATCGGACTACCGCATCAACGCGGAGGGGATCGCCACCGCCGCCGACCGCGCCGCCGGCGAGGGCGTTTCGATCAGCATCGAGCTGCACCAGAACACGCTGTGCGACAACAGTTGGTCGATGATTCACCTGCTGGAGCTGATCGACCGGCCCAACGTCGGCGCCAACCCCGACCTGGGTAATGTCTACTGGACCTACGAGACCCCGGAGGAGAGCTGCGAGGACGCGATCCTGGCCCTGGCTCCGCACGCCAACTACTGGCACATGAAGAACCTGGTGCGGGTGCCGCTGCCCGGCATGCAGCGCGCCTTCTACCTGCGCCGCCCGATCCCGGACGGCGAGATCAACTACCGGTTCGCGGTCGCCGCCATGCTCGCCGCCGGCTACGACGGCTGCTTCGGCGTGGAAGGCATGATCGCCGGCGACCAGCTCACCGACGACGCGCGCAGCCTGGAGCGGATCAGGAGCCTGGTCGCGGAACTGGGGCCATCCGGCTGA
- a CDS encoding ABC transporter permease: MSDATGIPSAEIAQKRRSRLAAFFIRLVKEKPLGTASGIIILIWILIAIFADALTPYPPFEMNLADRLQGSSARHLLGTDHIGRDVLSRLILGARTSILIGLAATALSTVIGTLIGGTSGFLGGKFDIVVQRVVDAWIVFPGLLLLLTIMSIVGRGIPQIILVLGISGGIGGSRLIRSAVIAIKGSDNFLAAEAVGNTKWRSLIRHVLPNVMPVVIITFSITVGGVILSIASLSFLGYGLPPTTPDWGGLLSREGRQYMEQAPWLAVWPGLCLTIAVYCLNMLGDAIRDLLDPRLRGGEGRYGATGKRKRGLLSRLLNPFS; the protein is encoded by the coding sequence ATGAGCGACGCCACGGGGATACCATCAGCAGAAATTGCGCAAAAGAGACGTTCCCGGCTGGCTGCGTTCTTTATTAGGCTGGTCAAGGAGAAGCCGCTGGGTACTGCCAGCGGGATTATCATATTGATATGGATTTTGATCGCTATCTTTGCCGATGCTCTGACCCCTTATCCACCTTTTGAAATGAACCTGGCAGACCGGCTGCAGGGCTCATCCGCCCGGCATCTCCTGGGGACGGACCACATAGGGCGAGACGTCTTGAGCCGCCTGATCCTCGGGGCGCGTACTTCGATACTGATCGGTCTGGCAGCGACCGCTCTGAGTACGGTGATCGGTACCCTGATTGGCGGCACTTCAGGATTCCTTGGTGGTAAGTTTGACATTGTAGTGCAGAGGGTTGTCGATGCCTGGATAGTGTTCCCGGGACTGCTCCTGTTGCTCACCATAATGTCTATCGTGGGGCGCGGTATACCACAGATAATACTGGTCCTGGGGATATCAGGAGGCATTGGCGGCAGCAGACTGATCCGCAGCGCCGTTATCGCCATCAAGGGGAGTGACAACTTTCTGGCAGCAGAGGCGGTTGGCAACACAAAATGGCGTTCACTCATCCGCCATGTCCTGCCCAATGTTATGCCTGTCGTCATCATCACGTTCTCGATAACCGTGGGAGGCGTAATCCTGAGTATTGCTTCTCTGAGCTTCCTCGGATATGGTCTGCCCCCCACGACTCCTGACTGGGGAGGTCTGCTCAGCCGGGAAGGGCGTCAATACATGGAGCAGGCGCCCTGGCTGGCGGTCTGGCCCGGTCTTTGCTTGACTATTGCCGTTTACTGTCTCAACATGCTCGGCGACGCCATCAGAGACCTGCTCGATCCCCGGCTACGGGGCGGCGAGGGCCGTTATGGCGCCACAGGAAAACGCAAACGAGGCCTCCTCTCCCGGCTGCTCAACCCCTTCTCTTAG
- a CDS encoding ABC transporter permease, which produces MRAYIIRRLLLIIPTLFILSILIFLSVRFIPGDIIDTMAGTIDSTQMHLDREAVERMLGLDVPVYVQYGRWIGVLPTPDWITKESHFNGILQGTLGQSLIGGQRPIEEQIIQRLPVTIQLGVMAIVIGLVIALPVGIYSAIRQDTAADYVGRTAAVIGLATPNFWLAIMVTLYPAIWWGWSPSVEYIRLVEDPMRNLGMFLIPAVILGTAMSAATMRLTRTMMLEVLRQDYIRTAWSKGLKERVVIVRHAVKNALIPVVTLIGLQLPLLVGGSVIMENIFNLPGLGRMFLDSLEARDYPVIQGVNLFFATVVMLIILLIDVIYPYLDPRVRYS; this is translated from the coding sequence ATGAGAGCCTATATCATAAGGCGGTTATTGCTCATAATCCCCACCCTGTTCATTTTGAGCATCCTGATCTTTCTCTCGGTCCGCTTCATCCCCGGCGATATAATAGACACCATGGCGGGAACTATAGATTCGACGCAGATGCACCTGGACCGTGAAGCTGTTGAGCGTATGCTGGGACTAGACGTGCCTGTCTACGTGCAGTACGGACGCTGGATAGGAGTGTTGCCTACCCCTGACTGGATTACCAAGGAGTCCCACTTCAACGGTATCCTCCAGGGCACCCTTGGCCAATCACTGATTGGCGGCCAACGCCCGATAGAGGAGCAGATAATACAAAGACTGCCAGTAACGATTCAGCTTGGCGTCATGGCAATCGTAATCGGGCTGGTGATAGCCCTGCCCGTCGGCATCTACTCGGCGATTCGCCAGGATACGGCCGCCGACTACGTGGGGCGCACCGCGGCCGTCATCGGCCTGGCAACGCCTAACTTCTGGCTGGCAATTATGGTAACGCTCTACCCGGCAATCTGGTGGGGCTGGTCGCCATCGGTAGAGTATATCCGTCTTGTCGAAGACCCGATGCGGAACCTGGGGATGTTTCTCATTCCCGCCGTGATTCTGGGGACGGCCATGTCTGCCGCCACCATGAGGCTGACACGCACCATGATGCTGGAGGTGCTCAGGCAGGACTATATCAGGACAGCCTGGTCCAAGGGTCTCAAGGAGAGGGTAGTTATTGTGAGACACGCCGTTAAGAATGCCCTTATCCCGGTGGTTACGTTGATAGGCCTGCAGTTGCCTCTGCTGGTAGGTGGCTCCGTTATCATGGAGAACATATTTAACCTGCCGGGGCTAGGTCGTATGTTTCTGGATTCACTCGAGGCCAGAGACTACCCGGTGATCCAAGGAGTAAACCTGTTTTTCGCCACCGTAGTCATGCTTATCATTTTGCTTATCGACGTGATTTATCCTTATTTGGACCCCAGGGTCCGCTACAGCTAA
- a CDS encoding ABC transporter ATP-binding protein: MIRTERLTKRYGSFTAVAGIDLNIPAGEIYGFLGPNGAGKTSTILMLLGVVKPTAGEIRLFGEPYSAARLDLRRRIGVVPEKHPAGMWSWMTAGEYLRMFAELFRVPEADRRIDHLLERVGLAQVKHKKFAQFSRGMLQKLSIVRALLHDPDILFLDEPISGLDPFGVKQIRDLILEESREGRTIFVSSHLLSEMEKVCERVAIIYRGRLLAEDRMEHLLSALATDREIHVDLERVPPELPDRVAALEFALGAQRRGNTLVVKVAKTGDSRRALSQYLIDQDLVPLGIQEQSLSLEEAFVTITSENVDLFAGMGGEPRPAGESPAPDQPRPAGERRSEGAS; this comes from the coding sequence ATGATCCGCACCGAGCGTCTGACCAAGCGCTACGGCTCGTTCACGGCGGTGGCGGGCATCGACCTGAACATCCCGGCCGGCGAGATCTATGGCTTCCTGGGCCCCAACGGCGCCGGCAAGACCTCGACCATCCTGATGCTGCTCGGCGTGGTGAAGCCGACCGCGGGCGAGATCCGGCTGTTCGGCGAGCCCTACAGCGCGGCCCGGCTCGACCTCCGGCGGCGCATCGGCGTGGTGCCGGAGAAGCACCCGGCCGGGATGTGGAGCTGGATGACCGCCGGCGAGTACCTGCGAATGTTCGCCGAGCTGTTTCGCGTCCCGGAGGCGGACCGCCGCATCGACCATCTCCTGGAACGGGTCGGCCTCGCGCAGGTGAAGCACAAGAAGTTCGCCCAGTTCTCGCGCGGCATGCTGCAGAAACTGTCGATCGTGCGGGCGCTGCTGCACGATCCCGACATCCTGTTCCTGGACGAACCGATCTCCGGGCTCGATCCATTCGGGGTCAAGCAGATTCGCGACCTGATCCTGGAGGAGAGCCGCGAGGGCCGCACCATCTTCGTGTCGTCCCACCTGCTGTCGGAGATGGAGAAGGTGTGCGAACGGGTGGCGATCATCTACCGCGGCCGGCTGCTGGCCGAGGACCGCATGGAGCACCTGCTGTCCGCGCTGGCCACGGACCGCGAGATTCACGTCGACCTGGAGCGGGTTCCGCCCGAACTGCCGGACCGGGTGGCGGCGCTCGAGTTCGCGCTCGGGGCGCAGCGGCGCGGCAATACCCTGGTGGTCAAGGTCGCCAAGACCGGCGACAGCCGGCGCGCGCTCAGCCAGTACCTGATCGACCAGGACCTGGTGCCGCTGGGCATCCAGGAGCAGAGCCTGAGCCTGGAGGAGGCGTTCGTGACCATCACCAGCGAGAACGTCGACCTGTTCGCCGGCATGGGCGGCGAGCCGCGGCCGGCCGGCGAGTCCCCGGCGCCGGACCAGCCGCGGCCGGCCGGCGAGCGGCGCTCCGAAGGCGCATCGTGA